In Labilibaculum sp. DW002, one DNA window encodes the following:
- a CDS encoding polysaccharide biosynthesis/export family protein — MQKKYLLLMGLIIVMSIISCRSKKELVYLQDVEAEILAPEYGTKIPDYRIRTNDNLFVSIKSLNPEVNQLYNPAQSTGGQQGSQQLYSQQSDQYLNGYLVDSKGNISLPILGSVGIAGLTQAEAQSKVQERANEYLKDASVRVKLLNYKVSVMGEVTTPGVYYNYNSSLTVLEAISMANGITDYAKINRVLVMRTTEDRSQTYRLDLTKKNFLKSEAFFLQPNDVVYVEPHKIKNTNMNSAIYSLLLSTVSTAVLITSLIIAN, encoded by the coding sequence ATGCAAAAAAAGTATTTACTCTTAATGGGACTCATTATAGTAATGAGCATCATTTCCTGTCGATCGAAAAAGGAATTAGTTTATCTACAAGATGTTGAGGCTGAAATATTGGCTCCGGAATATGGGACGAAAATTCCTGATTATCGAATCCGAACCAATGATAATTTATTTGTAAGTATTAAATCATTAAATCCTGAAGTCAATCAATTGTATAACCCTGCTCAAAGCACGGGAGGCCAGCAAGGATCTCAGCAGCTGTATAGTCAGCAATCGGATCAGTATTTAAATGGTTATTTGGTCGATTCGAAAGGGAACATTTCGCTTCCTATTTTGGGAAGTGTTGGAATTGCTGGATTGACACAAGCAGAGGCTCAGTCTAAAGTACAAGAAAGAGCAAACGAATACCTAAAAGATGCGAGTGTAAGAGTAAAATTATTAAATTACAAAGTAAGTGTAATGGGAGAGGTAACAACTCCTGGCGTCTATTACAATTACAACAGTAGTTTAACCGTTTTGGAAGCAATAAGTATGGCGAATGGCATTACTGATTATGCAAAAATTAATCGTGTTTTGGTGATGCGTACAACAGAAGATAGAAGTCAAACATACCGTCTTGATTTAACGAAGAAGAATTTTTTGAAATCAGAAGCTTTCTTTTTGCAGCCTAATGATGTAGTGTACGTTGAGCCGCATAAAATAAAAAACACAAATATGAATTCGGCTATTTATAGCCTCTTGCTGTCTACTGTATCTACTGCAGTATTGATAACAAGTTTAATAATAGCTAATTAA
- a CDS encoding GumC family protein — MKYVDDVMDYFEKKDGPDVKEFLYRLLSQWKVFAVCGALGILLAYFISKYSNPVYMMRSSLLIHVDAEETSAKSMFDGYKIQDKANIQNHVEILKSYTLNRKAMENLAWNHSWFKKQLFSSKGMYRNEPFELVQLEGRNLTKLPISIVQIDDHTYRISVDGKAEYKGEEIDLKFEKIAFFERPFKNKYFHFLVKKKQRKKNLNENYYFVFNNLDQLTLAYMESMTISVAEKKAELIHLRVDNSEPSRGVDYLNELNWVYIQFGLIEKNKKSERTVRFIDSQLDGIVDSLQMAGQSVTNFRSRNRIVDLGQEAGVVVAKMGELESQLSKAQITLDYYENLSQNLGDANQMKQVVAPSISGITDPSLDALVSKLTDLYGKREVLSYSVQAKNPSLVILNKEIQLMQQSLEENLQSMVANSRIEVQSLSGRMEKVKGQLARMPKNEQKLVSMKRNFDLNNELYTFLLKKRAEAAIAKASNVSDSQIIDPARLATIVKIKPKTAINLLIGMFLGIGLPFLIIILKEFFNDNIQSKEELMKKTQLPIMGSLAHNNYNEAVPVFSHPRSAISESFRTLRTNLNYVLPDNPTKIIGIHSTVPEEGKSFTTVNLATIVAMNNKKVLLIGADLRKPKVDLAFDLNNKIGLSTYLINHSTRSEIIQKTPISNLFCVTSGPVPPNPAELLENGRFERFLLEVKGKYDYIFIDNAPLSMVTDGIITGKYVDANLFVFRQGFSHRDQIDFVNQIAAKKTLSNVSLVLNDVAVNGTYGKFGAGANGNGYYYEDESPGVVKRLWEKVSSN, encoded by the coding sequence ATGAAATATGTAGATGATGTAATGGACTACTTTGAAAAAAAGGATGGTCCTGATGTGAAGGAATTTCTTTACCGACTGCTATCGCAATGGAAGGTGTTTGCAGTTTGTGGAGCGTTAGGAATTTTACTGGCCTATTTTATCAGTAAGTATTCTAATCCTGTTTACATGATGAGGAGTTCACTTTTGATTCATGTTGATGCGGAAGAAACGAGTGCTAAAAGTATGTTTGATGGTTATAAAATTCAAGATAAAGCCAACATACAGAATCATGTGGAAATTCTTAAGTCGTATACTCTAAATCGTAAGGCAATGGAAAATTTGGCTTGGAATCATTCCTGGTTCAAAAAGCAATTGTTTTCGAGTAAGGGAATGTATCGTAATGAACCATTTGAACTAGTGCAACTAGAAGGAAGAAATCTTACGAAATTACCAATCTCAATAGTTCAAATTGATGATCATACTTATCGAATAAGTGTGGATGGAAAAGCTGAATATAAGGGTGAAGAAATAGATCTTAAGTTCGAGAAAATTGCATTTTTTGAAAGACCATTTAAGAATAAATATTTCCATTTTCTGGTAAAGAAAAAACAAAGGAAGAAGAATCTGAATGAGAATTACTATTTCGTATTTAATAACTTAGATCAATTAACACTTGCGTACATGGAGAGTATGACCATAAGTGTTGCTGAGAAAAAAGCAGAATTAATTCATTTAAGAGTTGACAATAGTGAGCCTTCAAGAGGAGTTGATTATTTGAATGAACTGAATTGGGTATACATTCAATTTGGATTGATTGAGAAAAATAAGAAATCAGAAAGAACAGTTCGTTTTATTGATTCTCAACTAGACGGAATTGTTGATTCTTTACAAATGGCGGGTCAAAGCGTAACCAACTTCAGATCTAGAAATCGAATTGTAGATTTGGGACAGGAAGCAGGTGTTGTGGTTGCAAAAATGGGGGAATTAGAAAGTCAGTTATCCAAAGCTCAAATTACTTTGGATTACTATGAGAATCTCTCACAAAATTTAGGTGATGCGAACCAGATGAAGCAAGTTGTTGCGCCATCCATATCAGGAATTACAGATCCTTCCTTAGATGCTTTAGTTTCGAAATTGACCGATTTGTATGGGAAAAGAGAGGTGTTGTCATACAGTGTTCAGGCTAAAAATCCAAGCCTGGTAATTTTGAATAAGGAAATTCAGCTAATGCAACAAAGTTTAGAGGAGAATTTGCAAAGCATGGTTGCTAACTCCCGAATTGAAGTTCAAAGCTTGAGTGGAAGAATGGAAAAGGTGAAAGGGCAATTGGCTCGTATGCCTAAAAATGAGCAGAAGTTGGTGAGCATGAAAAGGAATTTCGATCTCAACAATGAGCTTTATACTTTCCTATTGAAAAAGAGAGCAGAAGCCGCAATTGCAAAAGCTTCTAATGTTTCCGATTCTCAAATTATCGATCCAGCACGATTGGCTACTATTGTAAAAATAAAACCCAAAACAGCTATCAATCTACTTATTGGTATGTTTTTAGGAATTGGTTTGCCTTTTTTGATTATCATTTTAAAAGAATTTTTTAATGATAATATTCAAAGCAAGGAGGAGTTGATGAAAAAAACTCAATTGCCAATAATGGGTAGTTTAGCACATAACAATTACAACGAAGCAGTACCGGTATTTTCTCATCCAAGATCAGCTATTTCTGAATCATTTAGGACTTTACGGACAAATTTAAATTATGTATTGCCTGATAATCCAACCAAAATTATTGGCATTCATTCGACTGTTCCCGAAGAAGGAAAATCCTTTACAACAGTTAATTTGGCAACTATCGTGGCAATGAACAACAAAAAGGTATTGTTAATTGGAGCTGATTTAAGAAAACCAAAAGTTGATTTAGCTTTTGATTTAAACAATAAGATTGGTCTGAGTACTTATTTAATTAATCACAGTACAAGGAGCGAGATTATTCAGAAAACACCAATAAGTAATCTTTTTTGTGTAACATCTGGGCCTGTACCACCAAATCCTGCTGAGCTATTGGAAAATGGTAGGTTTGAGCGATTTTTATTGGAAGTAAAGGGCAAATACGATTATATTTTTATTGATAATGCTCCACTTTCGATGGTTACAGATGGCATTATTACTGGGAAGTATGTCGATGCTAATTTATTTGTTTTTCGCCAAGGCTTTAGTCATCGCGATCAAATTGATTTTGTAAATCAGATAGCAGCTAAAAAAACCTTATCAAATGTATCACTTGTATTGAACGACGTAGCGGTGAATGGTACTTACGGTAAGTTTGGTGCTGGAGCGAATGGAAATGGATATTATTACGAGGATGAATCGCCTGGAGTCGTGAAGCGACTTTGGGAAAAAGTCTCGAGTAATTAA
- a CDS encoding WecB/TagA/CpsF family glycosyltransferase, translating into MRKRITIMNSPVDVLTMEETLHLIDDSIRDKKPIQHIVVNAAKLVNMQSDEELYESVVSSDIINADGMAVVWASGMLGEALPERVSGVDLMQELVILAAEKNYRIFFFGGKEEVVTEVVRKYTSVFGKEVIAGYRNGYFQKEEEGVIADQIAESKADILFVAISSPTKEIFLNTYKDQLKVPFIMGVGGSFDVVAGKVKRAPVWMQNAGLEWFYRILQEPRRMWKRYLVTNTLFIYYILKEKLRR; encoded by the coding sequence ATGAGAAAGAGAATTACGATAATGAATTCGCCGGTTGATGTTCTAACAATGGAGGAAACCCTTCATTTAATAGATGATTCGATTAGGGATAAGAAGCCAATTCAGCACATTGTGGTTAATGCAGCCAAGCTGGTTAACATGCAAAGTGATGAAGAATTGTACGAGTCGGTCGTTTCAAGTGATATTATAAATGCTGATGGTATGGCAGTCGTGTGGGCTTCAGGAATGTTGGGCGAAGCTTTACCAGAAAGAGTTTCAGGAGTCGATTTGATGCAAGAATTAGTGATTTTGGCAGCAGAGAAAAACTACAGAATTTTCTTTTTTGGAGGTAAAGAAGAGGTCGTTACTGAGGTAGTTCGCAAGTACACTTCTGTTTTTGGAAAAGAAGTAATAGCTGGTTATCGAAATGGCTATTTCCAAAAAGAGGAAGAAGGAGTTATTGCTGATCAAATTGCCGAATCGAAAGCCGATATTTTATTTGTAGCAATCAGTTCTCCAACAAAGGAGATATTTCTAAATACCTATAAAGATCAATTAAAAGTTCCATTTATTATGGGCGTTGGAGGATCTTTTGATGTGGTAGCAGGAAAAGTAAAACGAGCTCCCGTTTGGATGCAAAATGCAGGATTGGAATGGTTCTACAGAATTTTACAAGAACCACGAAGAATGTGGAAAAGATATCTGGTAACCAATACCTTATTTATCTATTATATCCTAAAAGAGAAGTTACGGAGATAA
- a CDS encoding sugar transferase — protein sequence MIKGREQTLARLSTLVQVSLSVACYWVVAWAVNTFLKPINIDVHDNNTIYLLIIAIWYTLIKELNLGKMLRVKTYSELFAEYFALVVLSSGLLYLGSLFLTESVPTLILALFACLNLILLFGFRMLSYKLFKLIRGKGFNTRNVLIVADDESYLHFIDRMLFIRDWGYNVWAIMSDGKQIKNKYESHVRVLHEHFQLTEIIDANVVDEVIYCKGKFDNEEVRALIYACSEVGVTFRVYSDLLSVVSQRSHLTYFKELPFLTFANNTKNYFALKVKELLDFFFSFLIVVLISPVLLAISVAIKIEDGGPIFFRQRRVGLNGRIFYCLKFRTMVMNAEALRVKLESQNEQSGPVFKIKNDPRVTRVGRFLRKTSLDELPQFFNVLKGEMSIVGPRPPIPSEVQQYQRWQRRRLSMKPGITCIWQVSGRNNIPFEEWMKLDMLYIDTWSLKLDLILFISTIKVVFTGEGQ from the coding sequence ATGATTAAAGGAAGAGAACAAACCCTTGCTCGTTTGAGTACCCTCGTGCAAGTAAGTTTATCAGTCGCTTGTTATTGGGTTGTTGCTTGGGCAGTCAACACATTTTTAAAGCCAATAAATATTGATGTTCACGATAACAACACAATTTATTTGCTGATAATTGCCATTTGGTATACGCTAATAAAGGAATTAAACCTTGGTAAGATGCTCAGAGTAAAGACTTATTCTGAGTTGTTCGCAGAATACTTTGCTTTAGTAGTCTTAAGTTCAGGTTTACTGTATTTAGGAAGCTTATTCTTAACAGAGTCAGTACCAACTTTAATTCTAGCTCTATTCGCATGTTTGAACTTAATTCTTCTGTTTGGATTTAGAATGTTGAGTTATAAACTCTTTAAATTAATAAGAGGGAAGGGTTTTAATACGCGAAATGTTTTAATCGTTGCCGATGATGAGTCCTATTTGCATTTTATCGACCGGATGTTGTTTATTCGCGATTGGGGATATAATGTTTGGGCAATAATGTCTGATGGTAAACAAATTAAAAATAAGTATGAATCTCATGTGCGTGTTCTGCATGAGCATTTTCAGTTAACTGAAATAATTGATGCGAATGTTGTAGATGAGGTTATTTATTGCAAAGGTAAATTTGATAATGAAGAAGTACGAGCTTTGATTTATGCCTGTTCGGAAGTTGGCGTAACTTTTAGAGTGTATTCCGATTTGTTAAGTGTTGTTAGTCAGCGTTCCCATCTTACCTACTTTAAAGAATTACCATTCTTAACCTTTGCTAATAATACAAAAAATTACTTTGCTTTAAAGGTGAAAGAACTTCTTGATTTTTTCTTTTCCTTTCTTATTGTTGTGCTGATTTCACCAGTTTTATTAGCAATTTCTGTGGCTATAAAAATTGAAGATGGAGGTCCTATTTTTTTCAGACAAAGACGAGTTGGGCTAAACGGTAGGATCTTTTATTGTTTGAAATTCAGAACGATGGTTATGAATGCCGAAGCACTTCGTGTAAAGCTTGAAAGTCAAAATGAGCAATCAGGTCCCGTTTTTAAAATAAAAAACGACCCAAGGGTAACTCGAGTAGGTCGTTTTTTGCGCAAGACTTCGCTTGATGAATTGCCACAATTTTTTAATGTTTTAAAAGGTGAAATGTCGATTGTTGGACCTCGACCACCTATTCCTTCAGAAGTACAACAATATCAACGTTGGCAACGCCGAAGATTGAGTATGAAACCTGGAATCACATGTATTTGGCAAGTATCCGGTCGAAACAACATTCCTTTCGAGGAATGGATGAAGTTGGATATGCTTTACATCGATACCTGGTCATTAAAATTAGATTTAATATTATTTATCAGCACCATTAAAGTTGTGTTCACTGGTGAAGGTCAATAG